The DNA region CAGAGTCGATTAATATCATCATATTGCCCTTATTATTCCGCCATTGACGGTGTAGAGAGAGGTTACTGTCTGTTCTGGAATCGGAACGGAGACGCCAGGCAGAGTGGCTGTTGCATCCCGTGTTGAAGGGTAAACTTAAACCTTACACCAGTGGCATTCGGTCCCTGCATCGATGGCATCCGTGCTTATTTgttttctttaattattaatctaaCCATGTTTACGTGGCAAGCACCACAATGGCCTGTTGTTAACCAAATCCCGTCTCCTTAGAGTTGAGAGTAACGGACGAGCCCTCGCCCAGTTCATGGGCTTTTCAACACAAAAAAAATGATGAACTGGAAATGATTGCTATTAATTGAATTCATGCTGACCTCTTATGTAACAAAGGCTGGTAAGCAGGGCAATTGAAGTCGCTTCCGATTTGCCATAGGGTAGATCGGTCACTCGGATCACCGTCTCGGCTTTTTCGTCTCGGCTTTTTAGGCATCCTAGCAAATCGCACAAACTGGCGGGGTCACCTCTAGCAACCCCATGTCAGTGTATCAGACATAACTCTTGTTGAAAGATGAGCTGAAATATCAGTTTATCTATGTCCTTACGACGGACAGTAAAAAGGGTATCACAAACCATTTGTTTGACTCTGTTGGGAATTATAGGTCCGCGAGAGCCAATGGCATATCTGAAATATTCGTGACTGATAAAGAGTACATGACGACCTGCATTCTATACCTGGATCATGAAGTACTTGCTAGCAGATCTTAGCATCGACGATGCCCCGCACACCTGACAACACAAATGAATTGAGAGAGGAAACTTGTTGCCCGGCTACCTCAGTAGCCAGCTCCCATGTCACTCGCTCATTGTTCTAGATGCCGTCGAACTCTTCGGTTGAATAACCGTGATTTTTCCGCGAGGAAGTGCTTGAATCATGGTTCACACCATCAGACACCATTTTCATTCCAAGATCGTGAGGTTCGAGACCTCCCACCAAACGAGTCATACTAGTCAATTATAGTCATATTACATGCATTAAGTAGTATAGGTAAGTCTATATAGTTCGCTCTCTTACGGGCATCCAACTACTCTATGTACAAAGCAAGCTATTCTAACCGCTTGTTTAGGCGACAGGCCCAAAGAAGCTGAACTTGCCACTAGGGTCGTACTTCTCCTTCAAGCTCTGCAGGCGCTGCTGCCGCCACGACTCACTGCCATACCACTGCTTGGGCGTCTCATCACCGTAGGCATAGTTGACATAGGCACGCTTCTCAGGCAGACCTGAGCCCTTGTGGAGGATGTAACGGAGCTGGTTGCCGagcttggcagccttcttgtccaGGTCAGCACCGGCGGGCTTGTAGGTGATGAGAGGGGCAGTGAGGAGGTTGGCATCACGGAAGGCAAAGGCGGCCGACTTGCTGTCGACGGCGCGGAGACCCTGGGTGGAATAACCCTCGAACATGAAGAGGGAGTTGGCAAAAGGAGAGCCAGATCCGACGTTGGAGGCAAAGTGCTTCCaggccttcttcatggccttgatgtcgtAAGACTGGAGGTACAGAGGGAAGCGGGGGttgacaaggccatcctTCTGGCAGGGAGCAGCGTCGAGGCTGATGCCAGTCCACTTGGCGAGGTCACGGTAGTCTCCAGAGTCGGGCGTGATAGCGAGAGGACCAATGTCGTGGAAAGGCTTGCTGATGGCGGCATCAACAGTCTTGACGCCTTCCTGGATGATCCAGAAGAGAATGATGGGCTGGCAAGGGTTAGCGACAGGCATGATGGTAGACAGGGAGGTGACTTACGTTGTTGGGGTCGGCGTCAGGGTTGTTAAGCCAGTAAGACCAGTTGATGACACCCTCAGGCTGCTTCCTGAGGAGATGGTCGTTGGCAGCCTGGTAAACCTCGGCGACCTGGTCACCACTGTAGACGAGGGTCTCGATGGCCCAGTCGCTGTGCTCAATGTCGTAGATCTTGACAGTGGCAGAGGTGACGATACCAAAGTTGTGGCCAGCACCCTTCATAGCCCACCAGAGGTCAGAGTTCtggttgatggtcttgatggaaccgtcggcgaggacgacgcGAAGGGACACCCATTGGTCGGCGATGATACCATGGTGACCCTGGAGCCAACCGtgaccaccaccaagggcAGGGCCCATGTAGCTGACACACTCGCAAGTGCCAGTCACTATGAAGAGTCAGTACCATGTGTCGGGTGGAAGGGAGGTAGACGTACCAGTCTGCTTGCCAGCGGCCCAGAGGGTATCAGTGACCTTCTTGGAGGGGGCGCCACCACCGATCTTGACGGTCTTTCCGTCCTTGGCGACAGTAACACCGTTGAGCTGGTTCAGGTAGATCTCGATACCATGATCCATACGAGCCAAAGTGGTGATGGCTCCATGGGCAGTGTTGTAGGCGAGGAAGgggagcttcttcttgttggcatATTTGACCTAGCAGGGTTACTACAGGTTCACGTAATGGCCAAACAAAGAACTTACAGTTTCGGAAACATCCTTCTCAGTGCCGgggacaacaacaacattgATCGTGGGGGCACCCAGGACCGACCATCGAGTGGtggccttgacaaagtcatcAGAACCAGGGAAGTAAATCTTGGCAGACTTGGACAGCTTCTCCCCAAGCTTGCCAATGTCCTCAGGGCACTTGCCCCCCAAGCTCCCGCTGACAGGAGTCACGGCACAGACAGAGGTGGTCGCCCAGGCGGCGAGAGCCGTCAGGAGCTCAAGCTGAAACCAACGCATTGCAAGACCAGAGACGCCACAGGGAGCGGATCAATTTCAAGGGGATGAAGTGTGGGAGTGCCTGCGGCCGTTGGGAGGGAGAAAAAACTTCAGCTGCAGGAACAAGAGTCTAGTCTGGGCTGAACGAGTATTTAACCTGCATGCGGGATTTGGCACCGCCGCCTCACGACTCAGCGACGGTTGCTGCATCAAGGATATCCATGATCACATTAAACTTCTCCCCTGGTTCTAGCGTAGTCAATTTCCCCATGCTTCTTTCCGGTGAGAGCAAAAAAAGCTCAAAGCCACCTTGAACCCTGCGAGTCTGTGCGGTCTAGATGCAGATTTAGCTGCCCCGTTCGAGTAAAGGCACCGGCGGCGGCCCCTTAGCCCGCAACGGCTCCAAATGGTTCAAGCATGCTAGCGTCGACTACCCGGGTGGACCGGCAAATGAAGCCTGTTGTCGTCCAGCGGAAATCCTTCCGATTGAGTCAAGAACAGGGATCTACTGAGTGGTCCTCCACGGCCTGACGGCTAAGGAGGATCATCAACGGGTCGGCTAACTGTAGTTCAAGTCCAACCCGGACCAGCCGGATCGACAAGTGAGGTCGCAATCGCTCCGCTTCAAATCGAGCAGAGTCGTATGACAACTGGCGCCCGTAGAGATAGACGAGATCTCACGGAACGGGATCTCGAACATCTCAGCGCCAGGAACCGTTCCCCCCGGGGGCCCTGTAAAGAGCCCCTTGAATCGAACGATTGTGGCTTGCACCAAGATGTCTCCCCCTCCTGAATGGTACAGTTACACTGCGCAAGTGGCGTTTCTAGCTGCTTTACCTTGTCAAACTTTCGCGGCACCTTGGCGCGCCATTTTCAGCGACCAGCTATTGCTGATTCGGTGCCCTCTCAGCCCGAGCAAGTTCTCCTTCGGGAAGCTGCTGAACCCAAGAACTCTCTAGCCTTGGCTTACACactttattttattttattttttattttttccACAATTCATTCTTCCCTTGTTCCGTTAGGGCCAGGGGCGCAGCAGGCTGGAGTTAGAGGCTTATCGCGTCAACGAGTCCGTTTCCTTGGTTTCGAGTCGTGGAGGTTCGAGAGCCTTGGAAGACTCTGCAGACTGGCCAAGCAAATACATATGGGGGCCCCATTCCGGAGCCAAGGCGTCGGGCCGTTCCTCTTTAACTTCTCTCGTTTCTTGGAGACGCTCGTGATTTGTTGTTTTTATTCGTTCTTTGCCTTTCCCTTGTTGTCATGTCTGACGCTGCCGAGGCGGCTCaagctgcggctgcggctgcagCAGCCTTTCGAGCTTCGGCCATTGAGTCTTGGACTCTCTACGCCATTGGTGTTCTCTCGACGTTTCTCCGATTTTATGCTCGCATGAGGGTTGCTGGCTTTAGAGGTCTCCAGACTGAGGATTACCTCATGATCCTTGCTATTGTTTGCCTCCCTATGCTCAACTCCCATCCACAGGTGCTGACTTTTGTTAGTGCTTCTACACTGTCCAAACGAGTCTGGCCTACAGCATCGGAAGCCTTGCACATGGCTTGGCCAACAATGGCATGACCGACGCAGAGCGTGCGGCCCTGTCACCAAACGACCCCGAATACCGATTCAGGTATGTTTTCTACCGACGAAGAGTAGAGACACAACAACTAATCGTCTTTTTAGAATAATCGGCTCCAAGATCCAAATCGCCGGCTGGACCATCTACTCGGCTTTGATCTGGTGCCTCAAGCTATCGATGCTGTTCTTCTACACTCGACTCACTGTACGACCTCGCGATTATCCCGCCCGAACTCGACGATTAACATGCTTCAGGATGGACTCGGTCGGCGATATGTCATTCGGATTTACATTGGATTTGCCCTCGTCATCAGCACCTTTGTCGCAACAATGATCGCCGTCTTTGGAGGATGCCGGCCTTTCGACAAGTACTGGCAGATCAACCCCAATCCTGGCAGTACGTCTCGTccttccatcatcaatccACCTGAGCTAACCAACGACTTCAGCTTCCTGTCAAGCCGCCATCTCCAGGCCCATCGTATGGGTGTCGTTCGCCGCAAACGTCTCGACCGATATAtacctcatcgccatccctCTTCCCATGCTGTGGGGATCCAGCTTGAAGATGATCAAGAAGATCGCTTCCACTTTCATCCTTGGTGCAGGTATCTTTGTCCTTGTTTGCGCCATTCTGAAGAGTGTCTTCGTCCTGGTGGTAAGTCTACATGCTGGCCCTCTAATTTAACCTCACTGACCCTTGAAACAAGGACCCTGTTCATGGAGCACAGCTTGCCGGAGCATGGGGCACACGAGAAACTTTTGTCGCCGTCATCACGACCAACCTTCCTGttctcttccctcttttcAGGATATGGCTCACTCCGTTTTTCGGAAGTGTACTACGGTCGTCCCAGAAGACGTACCAAACACCATCAGGCTTCCGTACCAtcggtggcggcggcggtcGAAGCCGAAGCCAAAGCCGTCGTGGTCCTCCAACTGCGAACCCCATCTCAGCCAATCTCTCTTTCAATGATAGCGAGGAGCGCATCGTAAAGGGAGAGGCACACACTTTGAGGGAGTTCCCATCACCAGAttccaacagcaacaacaacaatccCTTCAATGGCATTGTAGTCTCCAATATTGTCGAGATAAAACACGAAAACAAGGCGGGTCGGACAAGCAAGTATGGTGTAGACCCACCAGGTGGATGGTGATTCAGAAGGATATAGAAAATTTGGGACGGTTATGGGAAAATAGATGGTATTATAATAGATCAATCCAAGTTACGACCTTTCTTATGTCATGTTCTGCTGTCTCCATACGATAATACTGAGCAATGTTCACTGAAGTTGTTGTTCCTGATGACAGAAAACGCTTCGAGGCCAGGGTTTATCGCACTACTCATCACCATTGCCCACCAAAACCAGGGGTCAAAATTGGCATCTTGTCACCACGATCGGCCTAGTGTCTCGTAGTGCTTTGTTTTGTCATCACGATATTATATAATTCAATTCACATGCCGTCATCAGCCAGAACCAGCCACCAATGCCCACCATTACAGTCAGCTTACATGCCTGGCAACAAGCTATTGAGACTAAATATGCACACTTGAAAATGGCGAATTTCTCACCTGAGCTACTTGTCTTTTGCATTCTCTCGGGAGTACGGACCGAGATGGTGCATGACAGGCCCCCCACGATGAAAAAGCAAATCATCCCTGGCTTCAGGTTGTGGACTCTGCTGGGGTAAATCAAGTAGCTCACATGTCACCTCGGTCTCTTTTTTGCTTTGAACAAGGGCTTGCGTTACGAAAGCCGACTggagcctcctcttcccgaAGGCATCCCTGCATTTCAACTGACAGGCATCAACCAACACTCGCTCGAGCACACACCATAATCTCGCATAAGTCCAAGCTCTCACAGAAATGGAAGGAGGATTCTCACAATGCACAGCTGGAGCTGATCCTGTAATTAACTGGGTATGGGCATCGAAAAGGTCGGCCATATGATGGTGTGAACCATGGTCTCTCGCGGACTTGTCGTTGCAGATAATAATGGTGCGAGCTACTAACATTCATTACCTTTCAACCAGGTGCATATCTtggctcttcttctgctcgaTTAACGTCCTGGTCAGCTCCAGATAAATGCGATGACGTCAAACCTACTCGCTGGTGACTTGGGTCGAGGCGTGGGCTTGTAGCAGCCAACTAACCGCCAAAGCCCTTTATGAGAAGACAGGCCCTCGATTGTGATATCCATCAATATGGCATAAAAGAAGAAGTTTAAGGTCAATGTCCTAACGGCAGCAAACTGAGAAAGAAGGGGACTCGCTTTGCCTTGGCTACGTAGCAAGAAGAGAGACAGTGTCCCTGAAACTAGCAAACTCAAGATTTGTTGCCTTCTACGACCAAGGACAGCTTTATGAAACTAGATATGATGTTCTAAGCGTTCTGTTTGGATGTTATCACTATGCTGAAAACCTTGCTCCTTGCTAGTATGCCTAATACCCTCAGTGTCTTTATGCGCCGAGGAGTGCAATCACAGTGATCAACAACCAAGCGTCTACCAGCACGTCAGAATTGTCACTTATTCAGTCTGTAATATGATACGATCCTGCCTTGCAAAGCTCATCCAATGTTTTATAgcattgggttttgatgctgTCGTGTGTTTATTAGTGTGTTCTTTGATCTTGTGTCCGGCCAAGACGTCATTGAAAACGAAGAAAGCTCACCCTACCCCTTGAAGTTCATGCCAGCTTCAGTGTTTCCGATTCCGGGAGCACTGGAGCCACGCCGGGCTCTCCTTGGATAGAGAGATCAGTGAACCACGGCCATCGTGGTTCTCTTCGAGTGTTAGTAAAAAGCTTATCTTGCTCCTTGCCGTGGGAAGTACTCACATTCTGGCCTCACATGTGGTTCAGTGGCTCTCAGGATCCAACAAAAGCATCACTCAGTGGCAACTCCCAAATATCCTTGTCAAATTTAACTGATAAAATAGGATCTGGGTAATAGTTTGAATTTTGCTGCAGTGAATACGGTACTCTTATGATATGAACTCGGGCCTTGTTCCTGTTCATCCATCACAGCTGCTAATGACTTCTCGTCGCATCATGAGTCGGCACGTCGGCCACAAAGAGATCATTCAGCTGTTTTGAACACTGCACCCCTACTGCAGATATCAAGATCCCCTCGTTTCTCTAACTAGGCTCCTTCAACTCCCA from Fusarium keratoplasticum isolate Fu6.1 chromosome 12, whole genome shotgun sequence includes:
- a CDS encoding FAD-binding PCMH-type domain-containing protein, translating into MRWFQLELLTALAAWATTSVCAVTPVSGSLGGKCPEDIGKLGEKLSKSAKIYFPGSDDFVKATTRWSVLGAPTINVVVVPGTEKDVSETVKYANKKKLPFLAYNTAHGAITTLARMDHGIEIYLNQLNGVTVAKDGKTVKIGGGAPSKKVTDTLWAAGKQTVTGTCECVSYMGPALGGGHGWLQGHHGIIADQWVSLRVVLADGSIKTINQNSDLWWAMKGAGHNFGIVTSATVKIYDIEHSDWAIETLVYSGDQVAEVYQAANDHLLRKQPEGVINWSYWLNNPDADPNNPIILFWIIQEGVKTVDAAISKPFHDIGPLAITPDSGDYRDLAKWTGISLDAAPCQKDGLVNPRFPLYLQSYDIKAMKKAWKHFASNVGSGSPFANSLFMFEGYSTQGLRAVDSKSAAFAFRDANLLTAPLITYKPAGADLDKKAAKLGNQLRYILHKGSGLPEKRAYVNYAYGDETPKQWYGSESWRQQRLQSLKEKYDPSGKFSFFGPVA